DNA from Metabacillus flavus:
AGAGCCTGTTCCTGAAGCACCCGCTCCTGCACCTGAGGAGCCGCCTGCTGAAGAGCCTGCAGCACCTGCTGAACCAGATGTGAACGATGCGGAAATGCAGTATTTAGATCAGGTTAGTCCGATGCTTGAACAGCTGTCTAATGGGCTTTATGCTTTTGGGGAGCTGAATATGCAGGCGAGCGGGGATCCATCGCTTCTGACCGATTCGGTTTGGGTGAAGGAAATGGCGAAAGCATTGGTTCAGATGCAGAGTGCAAGCGATGATTTGAAAAGCCTTCAGCCGCCTCCTGGAATGGCGGAGGTTCATGATTTGTTTCTTTTGGCAGGCAAGGAGATTGATTATGTTGTAGCGCATTACCCGGATGCCATTGATTCAATGGATATTGCTGAGATTGAGCAGTGTACGGAGGCGCTATTAAATGTCGGGATGTATATGGATGAGGCTTCGGCATTGCTTGGAAGCTCTCCCCAATCCTATTAGAAAAAGCCAAGGAATCTTGGCTTTTTCTTTATATCATCATTCACTCAGGATAATCCGGATTGTCGTTCCCTCGCCTTTTTTTGATTGGATTTGCAGGACATCCTTTCGCTTATAAAAAAGTTCAAGGCGGCGGATCACATTGCGGAGGCCAATGCCCGTTGAGTGGCCGCTGCTTATTTCATGCGCATGCTCCTGCTGATCAAAAATTTTCTGCACCTGGTCCTCTGTCATCCCCTCTCCGTTATCGGCAATTTCAATAACCGGCGTTCCTTTTTGCGAGAAAATCCTTAACGTAATTTCCCCGCCGGACTCGTTGTTCTCCACTCCATGGATGAAGGCGTTCTCCACCAGCGGCTGGAGCGTAAGACTCGGAATCTCCTTTTCCAGGCAGGTTTCATCGATTTCGGTTTTAAATGCAATCCGGTCGGCAAATCTTGTTTTTTGAATGTAAAAATACTCCTGAACCACGCTTACTTCCTCAGAAAGCGTGACTGTTTTATTGAGATTTCCTAAACTGTAGCGAAGCAGCTGGGACACGGATTCGATCAGCCTGCTTGTGACCGGTGCCTCTTCTAGATAGGCCATCCGGGCAATGGTGTTCAGTGTATTAAATAGAAAATGAGGGTTGATCTGGTTTTGCAGATGCTTGAGCTCAAGTTCCTTCAGCAGCTGATCGAGCTCCGATTTTTCCTCCATTTCCTCAATAAGACGCTTTAAATTGTCCTTCATGTGGTTAAACGATTCTCCAAGAACGCTGATTTCATCCCTTGATTTGACGGCAATGGACGGACCTTCAAAGCGCCCGGAAGCAATCTCTTTGGCCGCATCGGACAGCTGCCGGATGGGACGGGTGACGCCTCTTGAGAAAAAAAGAGCCAACAGCAGGGCAAGCAGCAGGGTGGATGTGAACAGGCTGATTGTGAACCATTGAAACGCCTGGTTGCGCTTTTCCATATCCTGATAAAACGCGCGGTACTCAGAAAGCTCCATGTTCAGAAGGGTGAGGGTGGATTCCTGCAAATAAGAGGAGATATTCTGAACTTCCTTTAAGTGCCGCAGGTAATCCTCAATTTGGCTCGTTTTTACTTCCTCAATGGTTGCATCGCTTTCTGCCAGCAGGCTTTTCATCATGTTTCGGTATTTCAGAAGCTCAGGGTCTCCTACTCCTGCCGGCTTCTCAAGCTCCAGCCGATCGTAATTTTTACGGAAGGTTTTTTTAAGCTGATCATACTCCTGTACAAACTTCCCATCCTTTTCGACAGCAAAGCCATTAATTTTTTCATAAATGGAGCTTGCCTGCTGGGAGACTTCATTAAACAGCAGGAACCCCCGAAAGCTTTGATCATATTCAGAAACCATCCGATTGCTGCTGAAATAAATAGAAAAGGTTACGATATTGAATAACGCCACAAAGACAGAAAAATAGATAAGGAGCTTGCTGCGGATGGACTTCATTGCCTGGCCCCCTCAGGCTTGGCGGGAGTGAGCGGCAGGTCATATTCCCGAATAATCGCCGTTTCCGTATGCTGAACCGGGTTCGGCTTGAGCCCTTTTTTGATTTGCAGCAGCGTTTCGACCCCTTTATAGCCCATTTGATACGGATACTGAACGACCGTCGCCTGAATGGTACCCTTTTCGATGTATTTTAGCGTCTCCGGAAGAGTATCGAAGCCGATTACATACGTCCGCTTGTCCTTTTTTAAATACTCCGCTACCTGCGCAATGCCGATCCCGTCTAGAGCACTCGTTCCGTACAGCGCATTTAGTTCCGGGTATTCCTGGAAAAATTCGTATGCTGCCTTAACCGCACCTGCTTTCGTAATATTGGATTCTTTTTGCGCTGCGACCTTGATTCGGGACTCCGATTTAATCGCATCTAAAAACCCCTGCACCCGGAGCTTCTGATGGGACGCCTCGAAACTCCCTGTAATAACCCCAACCGTCTGAGGCCCCTTCGTATCAGCCATCAGCGCCTTTCCCGCAAGAAAGCCGGCATAATAATTGTCCGTTCCGATATATACAGACCGTTCACTGTTCGGGGCATCCGTATCTATTGTCACAACCGGAATACCCTTCTCTACTGCTTTATTTAAAAGCGGCGTAAACTCCTGATCCACAATCCCCTGTGTCAGCAGCCCATCGACCTGTCCCGCAATCGCCATATCGATCGTTTTCAAATGCTCATCTATATTCGCCTGCTTCGGGCCAAGGAATTCAAGGGATACCCCATGCTCCTCCGCTGCATCCTGTGCTCCTTCCTGAACCAGACTCCAATACTCGTTATCCAGCTCCTCAGGAATGAGGACAAAATGATACGTATGCTTTGAATCCGTCTTCCCTGCCGCAATTTCCGTCACATGAAAGGTTTCCTTTCCAAAATAAATGGTCATGGCAGCCGTCGCAGCAAAAATGAGAATAGCAATAAGATAGAGAAATCGTTTGAGGTACGCCATGAGGTTCTCCTTGTAAGCGTTTTATTTCTATTGTAGGAGATTTGGCGGAGGTTGGGAAGTGGGAGTTTAAGGAGGTGTGCACTGTGCACTGCGCCCTGTCAAGTTTACAGGGTCGATTTTTTCAAGCTGCTCACGCTTTTGGCAAACTCTTTCGGTGATTGATAGCCTAGTTTCTTCTGGTATCTCCGTTGATTATAGAATTCCATGTACTCATCTGTCGTTTCCACTAATTGTTGTAGAGTACGGGGACGATCCAGCCAAAGACCTTCTGTCTTATAATGACTGAAGAATGACTCAATCGGTGCGTTGTCCCAACAGTTCCCTCTTCTAGACATGCTGCGGACGATTTGATACTCTATAAGTGTGTTTTTGTATTTATGAGACGTGAATTGGTGTCCCTGGTCGCTATGCAGGGTGGCACATTTCAGGTCTCTTTTTTTATTTGCTTTTTTGAGTGTGTCCAGTACCAACTCCGTATCATTCTTGTCACTCAAATGATAAGCAATGATTTCTTTGTTGAATAAATCGATGATGGCACACAGATAGTATCGCTTACTCCCCGCGTACACATAAGTGATATCAATGCAAAGCTTGTCATTTTGATAAGGGGTCGTAAAGTGACGCTTCAAGAGGTTTGGGGCAAAATGGCTCTCTTGATCGTAGTTCCTGAACTTTTTTTCCGCTGACGCCCATGCAGCCCCATCTTATTCAATAACCTTCTTACGCGTTTGTGATTGACGAATAAATCGTGATGATTCCTCAAATGAGCCGTCAATTGGCGGTATCCTTGCCGTCCTTTTTCCTCAAAGTACTGATCCCTTAGAAGAAAGGCAAGTTCCTGATTTCTCTTCTCCTCCTCGGTTAGAGGCCGTGAGAGCCTCTTTTTCCACTTATAATAGCCATATCGGGAAACACAAGCTATGAGACAAAGTTTGTAAATACTATAGTTCTCTACCAAGTGATGAATGATTTCAAATCGCTCTGATTTGGTTATCTGCCCTCCTTTCTCAAGGCTAATAACTTTTTTAAGTAAGCATTCTCCGCATCTGAAAAAGCTTTCTCTTCCATTAGTGTTCTTGGTTTAGGCCATCCAGAGGGAAGACATCTTCTCGTCGTTTGACCCTGTTGCTTTTCCGGTTTGGGCTCTTCTTTCATCTGATCCTTTTTAATCCAACGTCTCACCGTTTCGTCAGAAGGGATACCAAATTCCCTTGCCACACTTAAATAACCCAAATCTGCATGATCATGATAAAACTTGATCACTTTCTTTTTATATTCCGCTGAGTATTTTTTCATCTGGTTCTCCTCCTTTGATTGTAGACACTAACATGTCTAAGGAGACCCTGTAAACTATATGGGGAGCATAGCACTGACCCCCGCTCTGATAAAGCACTAAACCTCCGTCCCCCCTCATTTTTTACGTTGTTCCGTATGAGGTTCGGCGTTTGGTGCTCTGTCCCCTGATGCGGTGATGCGACGGGGGTCAGTGCAACGCACACAAAAAAAAGAAGGGTTCCCCCTTCTCACCTGCTGCGCGCAGCGTTTCTCATTTTAATGATGGAATAGCTTGTGATGGCTGCAACGACGGCGCAGGCGCACCCTGTGTAGATGAATCCCATTTGGGCGGTTCCTGCCTGGAGCTGCAGAGTTAAGTAGTAGCCGAAGAATACGAGGACTCCAAGGATGGATACATTGCGAACTAGCTTCAGGTAGGATATATAGGATGCTCGGTCATAATTAAACATAGTAATTACCTCTCAATCAACTAATCTTGTAAGAGGATAATTACCCGCTTAATTAATTTTTAAACATCTGATTGATTATTTTGCTGGCCTCTCCGGTTTTTCCATTTGTTCAGGAGAATAATGACGATGATAAAATAAATTCCGCTGGCAATCAGGAGCGAGGTTGTGTCGTTTCCGAAAAATTTATAGAGGATGGGGCCGCCGCAGACAGCTGCGATCAGGTACCACATCCAGAAGGATAGATTGTTCATGGGGTGCCTCCTGTTTTGTTTTCTTCTATTATACAAATTAAAACGATATACCACAAAACCATTGGAAATTTCAGGAATCGCGTTATACATCCCTCTATATTCGGGTATGTATCACTAATGACTAAAGGAGGGCAAAACCATGGACAAAACCGGTGATGAAATACAATGGGCGGAGGTTTTGGCAAGGCTTCAGGATGAATTGGCGGAGCTTAATGAAGATTTCAACCGGAATTTTATTAAGCCGAACATTGTGCTGTCCGGAAAGACGGGCGTTGGGAAGAGTACGTTAATCAATGCTGTTTTCGGTTTTAATGAAGCGGAAACCGGGGTCGGCAGGCCGGTTTCACAGGCTCTTATTGAGTATCGGATTCCGGAAGCACCGGTTCACCTCTTTGATACAAAGGGGATGGAGCTTGACTTGGAGCAGCGGGAGATTTCCCGCAGGCAGATTGTCAGTGAGATTCGGAAACGGGCTTCTTCGGTGGATGCGGCGGATCATCTTCATATTATGTGGTACTGCATTTCCAATGAAAGCAGACGGCTCGAGAGTACGGAAATTGAGTGGATCCGCAGCTTTTCCGAATACATGCCGGTCGTCATTGTTTTAACGCAAACATTCGATCAGAATGAGGCGTTTCTTGAATTTATAAAAGAAGAGCTTCCCCACCTTCCAATCTGCCGGGTGCTGTCAAAGGAAAAGTTATTGCTGGGTGAGGTGAAAATTCCGCCGCACGGCTTAACCGATT
Protein-coding regions in this window:
- a CDS encoding IS3 family transposase, which translates into the protein MVENYSIYKLCLIACVSRYGYYKWKKRLSRPLTEEEKRNQELAFLLRDQYFEEKGRQGYRQLTAHLRNHHDLFVNHKRVRRLLNKMGLHGRQRKKSSGTTIKRAILPQTS
- a CDS encoding sugar-binding protein, with protein sequence MAYLKRFLYLIAILIFAATAAMTIYFGKETFHVTEIAAGKTDSKHTYHFVLIPEELDNEYWSLVQEGAQDAAEEHGVSLEFLGPKQANIDEHLKTIDMAIAGQVDGLLTQGIVDQEFTPLLNKAVEKGIPVVTIDTDAPNSERSVYIGTDNYYAGFLAGKALMADTKGPQTVGVITGSFEASHQKLRVQGFLDAIKSESRIKVAAQKESNITKAGAVKAAYEFFQEYPELNALYGTSALDGIGIAQVAEYLKKDKRTYVIGFDTLPETLKYIEKGTIQATVVQYPYQMGYKGVETLLQIKKGLKPNPVQHTETAIIREYDLPLTPAKPEGARQ
- a CDS encoding transposase, producing the protein MKKYSAEYKKKVIKFYHDHADLGYLSVAREFGIPSDETVRRWIKKDQMKEEPKPEKQQGQTTRRCLPSGWPKPRTLMEEKAFSDAENAYLKKLLALRKEGR
- a CDS encoding sensor histidine kinase, encoding MKSIRSKLLIYFSVFVALFNIVTFSIYFSSNRMVSEYDQSFRGFLLFNEVSQQASSIYEKINGFAVEKDGKFVQEYDQLKKTFRKNYDRLELEKPAGVGDPELLKYRNMMKSLLAESDATIEEVKTSQIEDYLRHLKEVQNISSYLQESTLTLLNMELSEYRAFYQDMEKRNQAFQWFTISLFTSTLLLALLLALFFSRGVTRPIRQLSDAAKEIASGRFEGPSIAVKSRDEISVLGESFNHMKDNLKRLIEEMEEKSELDQLLKELELKHLQNQINPHFLFNTLNTIARMAYLEEAPVTSRLIESVSQLLRYSLGNLNKTVTLSEEVSVVQEYFYIQKTRFADRIAFKTEIDETCLEKEIPSLTLQPLVENAFIHGVENNESGGEITLRIFSQKGTPVIEIADNGEGMTEDQVQKIFDQQEHAHEISSGHSTGIGLRNVIRRLELFYKRKDVLQIQSKKGEGTTIRIILSE